From a region of the Mytilus galloprovincialis chromosome 3, xbMytGall1.hap1.1, whole genome shotgun sequence genome:
- the LOC143068711 gene encoding uncharacterized protein LOC143068711, which produces MAYDIIMNFDFDNVGLFSVRRCPYCMYKKYEENILYQYQNPWDGLSSRKEKLTSYCVQCYWDMYCYINDNLGCKEFFQKNGNVLVSDIEGVLTNHRWKFIMHPRLQLIFGKLLLCLLNLNICKTENSIILQKSSGSSASSSVVSVADKSTNCSFTANEVRSLLQNVLSALSEYDICIVFNNYLEQMYAMKSEITEEVFCFLVAQIEKLVDGEKIKLKLISWKILHSLFNLYHQESPNYPDHTKILRTNLLADILIKFSTNQIDEAFYLYLEKSCVSDPNIMLELVKTFLDISINPKISKHKKSIIEGKIKPIFISHDKCKTALPPTTELTDSTEKKMDHKRIIDICISVVKTESKFDINIPKYENIFWTEKKAIEIEVEMIKRSQETETLVLLMLLLITITSTGHHKSAKLKKYLSLKYEYATASLYLLWCSGDIEVHPGPSLNKKTLANDSAIQRRWIQNISPKILVLLREHEQSKSNPTKKVRHERENREYFKALLKKCEEEKVNVPKMYLAETSETASYCSLMIPPPQVDNINSVKICKCSVNRKLSSDESENASHGIADL; this is translated from the coding sequence ATGGCTTATGACATCATAATGAATTTCGATTTTGATAACGTAGGTCTCTTTAGTGTACGTCGTTGTCCTTattgtatgtacaaaaaatatgaagaaaatattttatatcaatatcaGAATCCATGGGATGGCTTATCTTCTAGAAAAGAAAAACTTACATCATATTGTGTTCAATGTTACTGGGATATGTACTGTTATATAAATGACAATCTAGGCTGTAAAGAGTTTTTTCAAAAGAATGGAAATGTTTTAGTATCAGATATTGAAGGAGTGTTAACAAATCATCGTTGGAAATTTATCATGCATCCGAGATTGCAACTGATTTTCGGCAAACTTCTGCTGTGTCTTTTAAATTTGAACATATGTAAAACAGAAAACTCTATAATCCTTCAAAAAAGTAGTGGATCATCAGCTTCTTCATCAGTTGTCTCAGTAGCTGATAAATCAACAAACTGCTCATTCACAGCAAACGAAGTAAGAAGTTTACTTCAAAATGTATTATCAGCTCTCTCTGAATATGATATTTGTATAGTATTCAACAACTATCTTGAACAAATGTATGCAATGAAATCAGAAATAACAGAAGAAGTCTTTTGTTTTTTAGTTGCACAGATTGAAAAATTGGTTGATGGggaaaaaatcaaattgaaacttatatcCTGGAAAATACTGCATAGTCTTTTTAACCTTTATCATCAGGAATCACCAAATTATCCAGATCATACTAAAATATTGCGGACTAATTTGTTAGCCGACATTCTCATTAAGTTTTCAACAAACCAGATAGATGAAGCTTTCTATCTTTATCTTGAAAAATCATGTGTTTCAGATCCCAATATCATGTTAGAACTTGTGAAGACTTTTCTTGATATAAGCATTAAtcctaaaatttcaaaacacaaaaaatcgaTCATTGAAGgcaaaataaaaccaattttcaTTTCccatgataaatgtaaaacagcTTTGCCACCAACTACTGAATTAACTGATTCCACTGAGAAAAAAATGGACCATAAGAGaataattgatatttgtattaGTGTTGTTAAAACTGaaagtaaatttgacattaacATCCCAAAGTATGAAAACATTTTTTGGACTGAAAAAAAGGCAATAGAAATCGAAGTTGAAATGATAAAGAGGTCACAAGAAACTGAAACTTTAGTTCTTCTCATGCTTTTACTCATCACAATAACCTCTACTGGACATCACAAGTCAGCCAAACTGAAGAAATATCTGTCTCTCAAATATGAATATGCTACGGCAAGTCTGTACCTCCTATGGTGTTCAGGAGATATTGAAGTTCATCCTGGACCATCTCTGAACAAAAAGACACTTGCTAATGATTCAGCTATACAGAGAAGATGGATTCAAAATATAAGTCCCAAGATCCTCGTTTTATTACGAGAACATGAACAGTCAAAATCCAACCCAACAAAAAAAGTAAGACATGAAAGGGAGAACAGAGAGTATTTCAAagctttgttaaaaaaatgtgaagAAGAAAAAGTGAATGTACCAAAGATGTACCTAGctgaaacaagtgaaactgcgagctactgctcactgatgatacccccgccgcaagtggataatattaatagtgtaaaaatatgcaagtgttcggtaaacaggaagttgtcgagtgatgaatctgaaaatgcatcacacggtatagctgacttataa